In a single window of the Vitis vinifera cultivar Pinot Noir 40024 chromosome 6, ASM3070453v1 genome:
- the LOC100253071 gene encoding receptor protein kinase TMK1, which produces MEGDQSKLWVVLILCIFRVAHCATDPSDMKILNDFRKGLENSELLKWPDDGDDPCGPPLWPHVFCSGDRVAQIQVEGLGLKGPLPQNFNQLSMLYNLGLQRNHFNGKLPSFRGLSELQFAFLDYNEFDTIPADFFDGLTSIRILALNDNPFNATTGWSIPDELQKSVQLTTLSLGNCNLVGPLPEFLGTLPSLTTLKLPYNRLSGEIPASFGQSLMQILWLNDQDGGGMSGPMDVIGSMVSLTQLWLHGNQFTGTIPESIGDLTSLRDLNLNGNKLVGLVPESLANMELQKLDLNNNHLMGPIPKFTSGNVSYASNSFCQSEPGLQCSPEVNALLDFLAAVNYPLGLASEWSGNDPCEQPWLGLGCNPNSKVSIVNLPNFRLNGTLSPSIGNLDSLVEIRLGGNNLTGTIPMNLTKLTSLKKLDVSGNNFEPPVPRFQESVKVITNGNPRLAGNQTEPSPPPGSPPSPPPGSPPSPFSSPPPALNHPPAPPAGLNHSQPSPAGGQAEPKSTSKRLKTVIIVAAISAFAILAMLVILLTLYCRKKRKDQVEAPSSIVVHPRDPFDPDNMVKIAVSSNTTGSLFTQTGSSIESRDSSGVHNSHKIESGNLIISVQVLRKVTDNFAPENELGRGGFGAVYKGELEDGTKIAVKRMEAGVVSNTALDEFQAEIAVLSKVRHRHLVSLLGHSIEGNERLLVYEFMSHGALSRHLFHWKNLKLEPLSWKMRLSIALDVARGMEYLHGLARESFIHRDLKSSNILLGDDFRAKVADFGLVKLAPDRGKSVATRLAGTFGYLAPEYAVMGKITTKADVFSYGVVLMELLTGLAALDEGRSEECRYLAEWFWRIKSSKEKLMAAVDPAIGATEETFESISVVAELAGHCTAREPSHRPDMGHAVNVLSPLVEKWKPFDNETESYSGIDYSLPLPQMLKGWQEAETKDFSHTSLEDSKGSIPARPAGFAESFTSSDGR; this is translated from the exons ATGGAAGGTGATCAGTCAAAGCTGTGGGTTGTACTGATTTTGTGCATCTTCAGAGTGGCTCATTGTGCTACAGACCCCAGTGACATGAAAATTCTGAATGATTTCAGAAAAGGGTTGGAGAATTCGGAGCTCCTCAAATGGCCTGACGATGGGGATGACCCCTGTGGCCCTCCTTTGTGGCCTCATGTCTTTTGTAGTGGTGACAGAGTTGCACAGATTCAGGTTGAGGGATTGGGATTAAAGGGACCTCTCCCTCAGAACTTCAACCAGCTTTCAATGCTCTACAATTTGGGGCTTCAGAGGAACCATTTCAATGGCAAATTGCCTTCTTTTCGCGGATTGTCTGAATTGCAATTCGCCTTCTTGGATTACAACGAATTCGACACCATCCCCGCTGATTTCTTCGATGGCCTTACGAGTATTCGGATCCTTGCTCTGAATGACAATCCGTTCAATGCGACTACTGGGTGGTCTATTCCTGATGAGTTGCAGAAATCAGTTCAATTGACAACTCTTTCTTTAGGAAATTGTAATTTGGTTGGACCCCTGCCGGAATTTCTAGGGACGTTACCATCGCTCACAACGCTTAAACTGCCATATAACAGGTTATCAGGGGAGATTCCGGCGAGTTTTGGGCAATCACTGATGCAGATTCTGTGGTTGAATGATCAGGATGGAGGCGGGATGAGCGGACCAATGGACGTAATTGGATCTATGGTCTCCTTGACACAGCTATGGCTCCACGGAAACCAGTTCACGGGCACTATTCCGGAGAGCATTGGTGATCTGACTTCTTTGAGAGACCTCAATCTCAACGGAAATAAACTTGTTGGCCTGGTTCCTGAGAGCTTGGCCAATATGGAACTACAGAAATTGGACTTAAACAATAATCATCTGATGGGTCCTATACCAAAGTTCACATCTGGTAACGTTTCTTATGCTTCCAATTCATTTTGCCAGTCTGAGCCTGGGCTTCAATGCAGCCCAGAAGTTAACGCACTTTTAGATTTTCTTGCTGCTGTGAATTACCCATTAGGTCTCGCTTCTGAATGGTCTGGTAATGATCCATGCGAACAGCCATGGTTGGGGTTGGGCTGCAACCCCAATTCTAAGGTTTCTATCGTGAATCTGCCAAACTTTAGGCTTAATGGTACTCTCAGTCCTTCAATTGGGAACTTAGATTCACTAGTAGAAATTAGACTTGGGGGAAACAATTTAACTGGCACCATCCCAATGAATTTAACTAAATTGACGTCTTTGAAAAAGCTGGATGTCAGTGGCAACAATTTTGAGCCTCCAGTACCCAGATTTCAGGAGAGCGTGAAGGTGATTACCAATGGAAATCCTCGTTTGGCTGGTAACCAAACCGAGCCATCCCCCCCTCCAGGTAGCCCACCATCCCCCCCTCCAGGTAGCCCACCATCCCCTTTTAGTTCACCGCCACCGGCATTGAACCATCCACCTGCCCCTCCGGCGGGGTTGAATCATAGCCAGCCTAGTCCTGCTGGGGGGCAAGCAGAACCCAAAAGCACTtccaaaagattaaaaacagTTATAATTGTGGCTGCAATTTCAGCTTTTGCAATTCTGGCTATGTTGGTGATTCTTCTAACTTTATACTGCCGTAAGAAGAGGAAGGACCAAGTAGAGGCTCCCAGTTCCATTGTTGTTCACCCCAGAGACCCATTTGATCCAGACAACATGGTTAAGATTGCAGTCTCAAGTAACACCACTGGAAGCTTGTTCACTCAAACAGGATCTAGTATTGAGAGCAGAGATAGCAGTGGAGTGCATAATTCACATAAGATTGAATCTGGAAACCTGATAATATCTGTTCAGGTTCTCCGCAAGGTGACAGACAATTTTGCACCAGAAAATGAGCTTGGTCGTGGTGGTTTTGGGGCTGTTTATAAGGGGGAGCTGGAAGATGGTACAAAAATAGCAGTTAAGAGAATGGAAGCTGGGGTGGTTAGCAACACAGCATTGGATGAATTTCAGGCTGAAATTGCTGTTCTTTCCAAGGTCCGACACCGACATTTGGTATCTCTGTTGGGGCACTCTATTGAAGGCAATGAGAGGCTTCTGGTTTATGAGTTTATGTCTCATGGAGCTCTAAGCAGGCATCTTTTCCACTGGAAGAACCTAAAACTGGAGCCTCTATCTTGGAAGATGAGGCTCAGTATTGCTTTAGATGTGGCTAGAGGGATGGAATATCTTCATGGTCTGGCCCGTGAGAGCTTCATTCATAGAGATCTGAAATCTTCAAATATTCTTCTAGGGGATGATTTCAGGGCAAAAGTTGCAGATTTTGGTTTGGTGAAGCTTGCTCCAGACAGAGGGAAGTCTGTTGCAACCAGACTGGCTGGAACCTTTGGATACCTTGCACCTGAATATGCTG TGATGGGAAAAATTACAACAAAAGCTGATGTCTTCAGCTATGGAGTGGTGTTGATGGAACTTTTGACTGGATTAGCGGCACTTGATGAGGGGCGTTCTGAGGAATGCCGATACTTGGCCGAGTGGTTTTGGAGAATCAAATCAAGCAAAGAGAAACTCATGGCTGCTGTTGATCCTGCTATTGGTGCTACAGAAGAAACTTTTGAGAGCATCTCCGTAGTAGCTGAACTGGCTGGACACTGCACAGCAAGAGAGCCGAGCCATCGTCCTGATATGGGGCATGCAGTAAATGTACTGTCCCCACTGGTTGAGAAGTGGAAGCCGTTTGACAATGAAACAGAGAGTTATTCTGGCATCGATTACAGTCTACCACTTCCCCAGATGTTAAAGGGCTGGCAGGAAGCAGAAACCAAAGATTTCAGCCATACTAGCCTGGAGGACAGCAAAGGCAGTATTCCAGCAAGGCCTGCTGGATTTGCAGAGTCATTCACTTCTTCTGATGGGCGATGA